In Rhineura floridana isolate rRhiFlo1 chromosome 1, rRhiFlo1.hap2, whole genome shotgun sequence, the following proteins share a genomic window:
- the HAUS1 gene encoding HAUS augmin-like complex subunit 1 isoform X1: MQKEFAGMEEKLEKVALWLKKTFGDQPIPPYEADTRTVDILYELAECNESRDGDVCLLIDDMKQKAVEYDSNGTYLQDLLTESLNLSFSSMSKGSTRYLNTLVDAALALETKDTSLASFIPAINDLTSELDATESKNKEMEVELSTLRRKLTSALVLEKRLQDDLKKTEELLVMEKAKADSRTQNMKFLKDKSEDFKFRIKAAEEQLSASGMDASLTHESLVNLSEKLAELKKQAAPLKKKLESYLDLTPSPSLARVKIEEAKRELEAFEAEFSAKVDMTALSVPLSTKHQFS, from the exons ATGCAAAAGGAGTTCGCGGGAATGGAGGAGAAGCTCGAGAAG GTTGCTTTGTGGTTGAAAAAGACGTTTGGGGATCAACCCATCCCCCCATACGAAGCAGATACACGAACTGTGGATATTTTGTACGAACTCGCAGAATGCAATGAGTCCAGAGATGGGGATGTCTGTCTTTTAATTGATGAcatgaagcagaaagcagtagagTATGACTCTAATG gcaCCTATCTACAGGATCTTCTGACCGAGAGTCTGAATCTTTCTTTCAGTAGCATGTCTAAGGGCAGCACCAGATATCTGAACACTTTAGTGGATGCAGCTTTAGCTCTTGAAACTAAAGACACTTCCCTTGCAAG CTTCATTCCTGCCATCAATGACTTGACTTCAGAGCTGGATGCCACAGAGTCCAAAAACAAAGAGATGGAAGTTGAATTGAGCACCCTGAGGAGAAAACTCACATCAGCGCTAGTGCTGGAAAAACGGCTTCAAGA TGACCTTAAGAAAACTGAAGAACTTCTGGTAATGGAAAAAGCAAAAGCTGATAGCCGAACCCAGAATATGAAGTTCCTGAAGGACAAATCTGAGGATTTCAAATTCAGAATCAAGGCAGCGGAG GAACAACTTTCTGCAAGTGGGATGGATGCTTCCTTGACTCATGAGTCTCTAGTTAATCTTTCAGAG AAACTAGCAGAATTAAAGAAGCAGGCAGCGCCTTTGAAGAAGAAACTTGAGTCGTATCTGGACCTTACACCT AGTCCTTCTCTTGCACGAGTGAAGATTGAAGAAGCAAAGAGGGAACTG gaAGCTTTTGAGGCCGAGTTTTCAGCAAAGGTGGACATGACAGCACTTTCAGTACCTTTATCTACTAAACATCAATTTTCCTAA
- the HAUS1 gene encoding HAUS augmin-like complex subunit 1 isoform X3, with protein MKQKAVEYDSNGTYLQDLLTESLNLSFSSMSKGSTRYLNTLVDAALALETKDTSLASFIPAINDLTSELDATESKNKEMEVELSTLRRKLTSALVLEKRLQDDLKKTEELLVMEKAKADSRTQNMKFLKDKSEDFKFRIKAAEEQLSASGMDASLTHESLVNLSEKLAELKKQAAPLKKKLESYLDLTPSPSLARVKIEEAKRELEAFEAEFSAKVDMTALSVPLSTKHQFS; from the exons atgaagcagaaagcagtagagTATGACTCTAATG gcaCCTATCTACAGGATCTTCTGACCGAGAGTCTGAATCTTTCTTTCAGTAGCATGTCTAAGGGCAGCACCAGATATCTGAACACTTTAGTGGATGCAGCTTTAGCTCTTGAAACTAAAGACACTTCCCTTGCAAG CTTCATTCCTGCCATCAATGACTTGACTTCAGAGCTGGATGCCACAGAGTCCAAAAACAAAGAGATGGAAGTTGAATTGAGCACCCTGAGGAGAAAACTCACATCAGCGCTAGTGCTGGAAAAACGGCTTCAAGA TGACCTTAAGAAAACTGAAGAACTTCTGGTAATGGAAAAAGCAAAAGCTGATAGCCGAACCCAGAATATGAAGTTCCTGAAGGACAAATCTGAGGATTTCAAATTCAGAATCAAGGCAGCGGAG GAACAACTTTCTGCAAGTGGGATGGATGCTTCCTTGACTCATGAGTCTCTAGTTAATCTTTCAGAG AAACTAGCAGAATTAAAGAAGCAGGCAGCGCCTTTGAAGAAGAAACTTGAGTCGTATCTGGACCTTACACCT AGTCCTTCTCTTGCACGAGTGAAGATTGAAGAAGCAAAGAGGGAACTG gaAGCTTTTGAGGCCGAGTTTTCAGCAAAGGTGGACATGACAGCACTTTCAGTACCTTTATCTACTAAACATCAATTTTCCTAA
- the ATP5F1A gene encoding ATP synthase subunit alpha, mitochondrial, whose protein sequence is MLSVRVAAALARALPRQAGLVSRNSLGAAFVATRNLHASTTSLQKTGTAEVSSILEERILGADTSTELEETGRVLSIGDGIARVYGLRNVQAEEMVEFSSGLKGMSLNLEPDNVGIVVFGNDRLIKEGDIVKRTGAIVDVPVGEELLGRVVDALGNAIDGKGPLTSKTRRRVGLKAPGIIPRISVREPMQTGIKAVDSLVPIGRGQRELIIGDRQTGKTSIAVDTIINQKRFNEGTDEKKKLYCIYVAIGQKRSTVAQLVKRLTDADAMKYTIVVSATASDAAPLQYLAPYSGCSMGEYFRDNGKHALIIYDDLSKQAVAYRQMSLLLRRPPGREAYPGDVFYLHSRLLERAAKMNDSFGGGSLTALPVIETQAGDVSAYIPTNVISITDGQIFLETELFYKGIRPAINVGLSVSRVGSAAQTRAMKQVAGTMKLELAQYREVAAFAQFGSDLDAATQQLLNRGVRLTELLKQGQYVPMAIEEQVAVIYAGVRGHLDKLEPSKITKFERAFLAHVLSQHQALLSTIRTDGKISEQTEAKLKEIVINFLATFEA, encoded by the exons ATGCTGTCCGTGCGCGTAGCCGCCGCCCTCGCTCGCGCCCTGCCCCGGCAGGCCGGCTTG GTGTCTCGGAATTCTTTGGGTGCAGCATTTGTTGCAACAAGGAACCTCCATGCCTCCACAACAAGTCTACAGAAAACTG GCACTGCTGAAGTATCGTCTATTCTTGAGGAGCGTATTCTGGGTGCTGATACCTCTACTGAGCTAGAAGAAACTGGCCGTGTGCTTTCAATTGGTGATGGTATTGCCCGTGTATATGGCCTCAGGAATGTTCAAGCAGAAGAAATGGTTGAGTTCTCTTCTGGGCTGAAG GGTATGTCCCTGAACTTGGAGCCTGACAACGTTGGTATTGTTGTATTTGGTAATGACAGGTTGATTAAGGAAGGGGACATTGTGAAGAGGACAGGAGCCATTGTGGATGTCCCAGTTGGTGAAGAGCTGTTAGGACGTGTTGTCGATGCCCTGGGAAATGCCATTGATGGGAAG GGTCCCCTCACTTCCAAGACCCGCAGGAGGGTTGGCCTCAAGGCCCCTGGGATCATTCCTAGGATCTCTGTGCGTGAGCCCATGCAGACTGGCATCAAGGCCGTAGATAGCTTGGTACCGATTGGTCGTGGTCAGCGCGAGTTGATTATTGGAGACAGGCAGACTGG CAAAACTTCAATTGCTGTTGATACCATCATCAACCAAAAACGATTCAATGAAGGAACTGATGAAAAGAAGAAGCTGTACTGTATTTATGTTGCAATTGGCCAGAAGAGATCCACTGTGGCCCAGCTGGTGAAGAGGCTTACTGATGCGG ATGCCATGAAGTACACTATTGTAGTCTCTGCTACAGCCTCAGATGCCGCCCCTCTTCAGTATTTGGCTCCTTATTCTGGCTGCTCCATGGGTGAATACTTCAGGGACAATGGCAAACATGCTTTGATCATCTACGATGACTTATCCAAGCAG GCTGTTGCCTACCGCCAGATGTCTCTGTTGCTGCGTCGTCCCCCTGGCCGAGAGGCCTACCCTGGTGATGTGTTCTACCTACACTCTCGTCTTCTAGAAAGAGCAGCCAAGATGAACGATTCCTTTGGAGGTGGCTCTCTAACTGCCCTTCCTGTCATTGAGACACAAGCTGGTGATGTGTCAGCCTACATTCCAACTAATGTCATCTCTATAACTGATGGGCAG ATCTTCTTGGAAACTGAACTGTTCTACAAAGGTATCCGCCCAGCCATCAACGTTGGTCTGTCTGTGTCACGTGTTGGTTCTGCTGCTCAGACAAGGGCTATGAAACAG GTGGCCGGAACCATGAAACTGGAACTGGCTCAGTACCGGGAAGTAGCTGCTTTTGCCCAGTTCGGATCAGATCTAGACGCTGCTACCCAACAGCTGCTCAATCGTGGTGTGCGTCTGACTGAGCTGCTTAAACAGGGACAATACG ttccCATGGCTATAGAGGAACAAGTGGCTGTTATCTATGCTGGGGTGAGAGGCCACCTGGACAAACTGGAGCCCAGCAAGATCACCAAATTTGAGAGGGCTTTCCTTGCTCATGTTCTGAGTCAGCACCAGGCCCTTCTCTCCACAATCAG GACTGATGGGAAGATATCTGAACAAACAGAAGCCAAGCTGAAGGAGATAGTCATAAATTTCCTGGCAACGTTTGAAGCATAA
- the HAUS1 gene encoding HAUS augmin-like complex subunit 1 isoform X2, whose translation MQKEFAGMEEKLEKVALWLKKTFGDQPIPPYEADTRTVDILYELAECNESRDGDVCLLIDDMKQKAVEYDSNGTYLQDLLTESLNLSFSSMSKGSTRYLNTLVDAALALETKDTSLASDLKKTEELLVMEKAKADSRTQNMKFLKDKSEDFKFRIKAAEEQLSASGMDASLTHESLVNLSEKLAELKKQAAPLKKKLESYLDLTPSPSLARVKIEEAKRELEAFEAEFSAKVDMTALSVPLSTKHQFS comes from the exons ATGCAAAAGGAGTTCGCGGGAATGGAGGAGAAGCTCGAGAAG GTTGCTTTGTGGTTGAAAAAGACGTTTGGGGATCAACCCATCCCCCCATACGAAGCAGATACACGAACTGTGGATATTTTGTACGAACTCGCAGAATGCAATGAGTCCAGAGATGGGGATGTCTGTCTTTTAATTGATGAcatgaagcagaaagcagtagagTATGACTCTAATG gcaCCTATCTACAGGATCTTCTGACCGAGAGTCTGAATCTTTCTTTCAGTAGCATGTCTAAGGGCAGCACCAGATATCTGAACACTTTAGTGGATGCAGCTTTAGCTCTTGAAACTAAAGACACTTCCCTTGCAAG TGACCTTAAGAAAACTGAAGAACTTCTGGTAATGGAAAAAGCAAAAGCTGATAGCCGAACCCAGAATATGAAGTTCCTGAAGGACAAATCTGAGGATTTCAAATTCAGAATCAAGGCAGCGGAG GAACAACTTTCTGCAAGTGGGATGGATGCTTCCTTGACTCATGAGTCTCTAGTTAATCTTTCAGAG AAACTAGCAGAATTAAAGAAGCAGGCAGCGCCTTTGAAGAAGAAACTTGAGTCGTATCTGGACCTTACACCT AGTCCTTCTCTTGCACGAGTGAAGATTGAAGAAGCAAAGAGGGAACTG gaAGCTTTTGAGGCCGAGTTTTCAGCAAAGGTGGACATGACAGCACTTTCAGTACCTTTATCTACTAAACATCAATTTTCCTAA